The Halalkalibacter krulwichiae genome has a segment encoding these proteins:
- a CDS encoding outer spore coat protein CotE — protein sequence MSQNFNYREIITKAVCGKGRKFSEATHTISPSHRPSSILGCWIINHKYSAEKKGDTVVVQGSYDINCWFSYNKNTKTDVATQTVTYSDAIPLSMQDTNILSDEMDVIARAIQQPNTLEATISENGANVDVQVEREFLVECIGETKVAVACNPDGLLEDFPASDYSDDVSDEEYERLDPNFLHSEFDK from the coding sequence ATGTCTCAAAACTTTAATTATCGTGAAATTATTACAAAAGCGGTATGTGGAAAAGGTCGTAAGTTTTCTGAAGCAACACATACGATTAGCCCTTCACACAGACCGTCAAGCATTCTAGGCTGCTGGATTATTAATCATAAGTACAGCGCCGAAAAGAAGGGTGACACGGTTGTAGTGCAAGGAAGTTATGACATTAACTGCTGGTTCTCGTATAATAAAAATACGAAAACAGACGTAGCTACGCAAACCGTTACTTATTCAGATGCTATTCCACTCTCCATGCAAGACACAAACATTCTTTCAGATGAAATGGATGTCATTGCAAGAGCAATTCAACAGCCTAACACACTTGAGGCAACAATCTCTGAAAATGGAGCAAATGTGGATGTGCAAGTAGAACGTGAATTTCTTGTTGAATGCATTGGCGAAACAAAAGTGGCAGTAGCTTGTAATCCAGATGGATTGTTAGAGGATTTTCCTGCGTCAGATTACTCGGACGATGTCAGTGATGAAGAGTACGAACGTCTTGATCCAAATTTCTTGCACAGTGAATTTGATAAATAG
- a CDS encoding RicAFT regulatory complex protein RicA family protein: protein MTVTYTRDDIRLKAKELAKMLADTEEVDFFKRAEKQINEHLKVQELIAQIKKLQKEAVNLQHYGKSEALKEVEAKINALHDEVDSIPLVQEFKSSQIEVNELLQMVSNTISKTVTEEIITSMGGDVLKGTTTKNPYFDGGC from the coding sequence ATGACAGTAACTTATACAAGAGATGACATTCGATTAAAAGCAAAAGAATTAGCGAAAATGTTAGCTGATACAGAAGAAGTCGATTTCTTTAAAAGAGCGGAAAAGCAAATCAATGAGCATTTAAAAGTTCAAGAGTTGATTGCACAAATTAAAAAACTGCAAAAAGAAGCGGTCAATCTTCAGCATTATGGGAAAAGTGAGGCTTTAAAAGAAGTAGAAGCGAAAATCAATGCTCTTCATGATGAAGTTGATTCGATTCCACTTGTTCAAGAGTTTAAGTCAAGCCAAATTGAAGTAAACGAGCTCTTGCAAATGGTATCCAATACAATCTCCAAAACGGTTACAGAAGAAATTATTACTTCTATGGGCGGAGATGTATTAAAAGGAACTACGACAAAGAATCCATATTTTGATGGTGGTTGTTAA
- the mutS gene encoding DNA mismatch repair protein MutS, with translation MAQNTPMMKQYLEIKAQHQDAFLFFRLGDFYEMFFDDAVKAAQELEITLTGRGQGEDRIPMCGVPYHSAEQYMTRLIEKGYKIALCEQVEDPKHAKGVVKREVVKLLTPGTMMNGNIIKEKENNYLVALTVFEDDCYGLARTDLTTGECAVTLIIDDIEEVIQDIASSGAKELVVSSSIKEPLIKQIEKKCSVTLSYEEESELVKEYEHLVADLQSEKLITSFSRLLQYLIRTQKRSLGHLQQVTFYQNDSFMKMDTHTKRNLELTESLRDKKKAGSLLSIVDQTVTAMGGRLVKNWIERPLINKKTIEERLVLVTAFLDSYFEREELRDELRQVYDVERLAGRIAYGSVNARELVQLKRSLQKVPLLKSFIEKIAPQYVERWFKNEDQIEQLIDLLEQSLVDDPPISVTDGGMIRPGYHEELDSYRDASLNGKKWIAELEQREKLETGVKSLKVGFNKVFGYYIEVTRANLHLLPEGRYERKQTLSNAERFITPELKEKEALILNAEEKMESLEYDLFVIVREEAKQYLEHIQTLAHAISEIDVLAGFATVSEKRHYVRPLFSDDRKIEIVDGRHPVVETVIEKGQYVANDVHMHTGREMLLITGPNMAGKSTYMRQLALLAVMAQIGCYVPATVAKLPIFDQVFTRIGAADDLASGQSTFMVEMLETRYALTKATEKSLILLDEIGRGTSTYDGMALAQAIIEYIHDTVRAKTLFSTHYHELTQLDETLVDLKNVHVSAVEENGSVVFLHKVVDGQADRSYGIYVAELAELPTEVTKRAEELLTEFEQSTPTAVTISSSVTEDVKPQQLSLFFEEHEPTATVKESTVHTTIAKQEEKVIKKLIKKDVLNMTPIEALQFINELQRSLKE, from the coding sequence ATGGCACAGAATACCCCAATGATGAAACAATACTTAGAAATAAAGGCCCAACATCAGGATGCCTTTTTATTTTTTCGCCTCGGCGACTTTTATGAGATGTTTTTTGACGATGCTGTAAAAGCAGCTCAAGAATTAGAAATTACATTAACTGGACGTGGTCAAGGTGAAGACCGTATTCCAATGTGCGGAGTTCCCTATCATTCCGCTGAGCAGTATATGACAAGGTTAATCGAAAAAGGCTATAAAATTGCTCTTTGTGAACAAGTTGAAGATCCGAAGCACGCAAAGGGTGTAGTGAAGCGAGAAGTTGTAAAATTGCTAACCCCTGGAACGATGATGAATGGAAACATCATTAAAGAAAAAGAAAACAACTACTTAGTTGCTTTAACGGTATTTGAAGACGATTGTTATGGATTGGCACGAACTGACTTAACAACAGGAGAATGTGCTGTAACACTTATTATCGATGATATTGAAGAAGTGATTCAGGATATTGCGAGTTCAGGTGCGAAGGAACTGGTTGTCTCTTCCTCTATAAAAGAGCCTCTTATAAAACAAATTGAGAAAAAATGCTCTGTCACTCTTTCTTATGAGGAAGAATCAGAGCTTGTTAAAGAGTATGAACATTTAGTTGCTGACTTACAATCTGAGAAGTTGATCACAAGCTTTTCAAGACTACTACAATATCTAATCCGAACACAGAAACGTTCATTAGGACACTTACAGCAAGTTACGTTCTATCAAAATGATTCGTTTATGAAAATGGATACTCATACGAAGCGGAACTTAGAGTTGACCGAATCACTAAGAGATAAGAAAAAAGCAGGCTCGTTACTCTCGATTGTCGATCAAACAGTTACTGCTATGGGTGGAAGGCTTGTAAAGAATTGGATTGAACGACCGTTAATTAATAAGAAAACAATTGAAGAGCGTTTAGTGCTTGTCACTGCGTTTCTTGATTCATATTTTGAAAGAGAAGAATTAAGAGATGAATTAAGACAAGTATATGATGTAGAACGGTTAGCAGGTAGAATTGCGTATGGAAGTGTAAATGCAAGAGAGCTTGTTCAATTAAAGCGTTCATTACAAAAAGTACCACTATTAAAATCCTTTATAGAGAAAATCGCTCCACAGTATGTCGAGCGTTGGTTTAAAAATGAGGATCAAATAGAACAATTAATTGATTTATTAGAGCAAAGTTTAGTTGATGACCCACCTATTTCGGTAACGGATGGAGGAATGATTCGTCCTGGTTATCATGAAGAACTTGATTCCTATCGTGATGCAAGTTTGAATGGGAAAAAATGGATTGCTGAATTGGAACAAAGAGAAAAGTTGGAAACGGGAGTTAAATCGCTAAAAGTTGGTTTTAATAAAGTCTTTGGCTACTATATTGAAGTGACAAGAGCGAATCTTCACCTACTACCTGAAGGACGTTACGAACGTAAACAAACGTTATCGAATGCAGAACGCTTCATAACTCCTGAATTAAAAGAGAAAGAAGCGTTAATTTTAAATGCTGAAGAAAAGATGGAGAGCCTCGAGTATGATTTATTTGTGATTGTACGAGAGGAAGCAAAACAATATTTGGAACATATTCAAACATTAGCACATGCGATAAGTGAGATAGACGTTTTAGCTGGTTTTGCAACAGTGAGTGAGAAAAGACACTATGTTAGACCTCTATTTTCAGATGATCGAAAGATTGAGATTGTTGATGGGCGACATCCTGTTGTCGAAACGGTAATTGAGAAAGGACAATATGTTGCTAATGATGTTCATATGCATACTGGTAGAGAGATGTTGTTGATAACAGGTCCAAATATGGCTGGTAAAAGTACGTATATGCGTCAACTTGCTTTATTAGCTGTAATGGCTCAAATAGGTTGTTATGTACCTGCTACAGTTGCAAAACTACCAATCTTTGATCAAGTGTTTACGAGAATCGGCGCCGCAGATGATCTAGCTAGTGGACAAAGTACATTTATGGTTGAAATGCTTGAAACGCGTTATGCCCTAACGAAAGCAACTGAGAAAAGCTTAATTTTGCTTGATGAAATTGGGCGCGGAACATCAACCTATGACGGGATGGCATTGGCTCAAGCGATTATCGAATATATTCATGATACTGTACGTGCAAAGACCTTATTTTCAACCCATTATCATGAACTAACTCAACTAGATGAAACCCTAGTAGATTTAAAGAATGTTCATGTTTCTGCAGTCGAAGAAAATGGCAGTGTTGTTTTTTTGCATAAAGTTGTTGATGGACAAGCCGACAGAAGTTACGGTATTTATGTTGCTGAACTTGCTGAGCTCCCAACAGAGGTAACGAAAAGAGCAGAGGAGTTATTAACAGAATTTGAACAGAGTACGCCGACGGCTGTCACGATCTCATCAAGTGTGACAGAAGACGTAAAGCCTCAGCAACTTTCGCTTTTTTTCGAAGAGCATGAGCCAACGGCAACGGT